The Halomonas sp. KG2 genome segment TTGGAAGGCTGGTGTCTGGAGCCTGACCAATGAGCACTCGTATTCATCTATTAAGCGGGCTGGGTGATAAAGGCCCTGCTGCTATCGTGGTCGAAACCAACGGCAAACGGCTGCTGCTGGACGCAGGTGGTGCGCTGCACCCTGGGGAGCCTATCACCTGGGCAGATGGCTTGGACGTAGACGCTATTCTGATTAGCCACGACCATATTGACCATATCGGTGGCGTTACCGAACTGCCCGATACCATTCCGCTCTACTGCACCCCCTTAGTCGCCAACACATTGCCTAAACATCGCGCTTGGCAGCCTTTGCCAGCACGCGGAAGCCTTATGGTTGAAGGTATCAAGGTGACCACCGGCCAAGCAGGACACTCGCTGGGTGGCGTTTGGCTGCACCTGGACGTGGATGGCGGCATTTTCTACAGCGGCGATGCCTGTTTTGAATCCCGTTTGTTTCCTTTCGATACACCGCCACCTGCACGCACGGCGCTGCTGGACGCTTCCTATGGCACCTACGACCACCCCCAGGAAAGCTGCGTGCAGGCTATTCGTCTGCAACTTGACCAGCCGTTAGTCTTACCGGTGCCTGAAACAGGGCGCGCCCTGGAAATGGCCCTGTGGCTGTCGGAAGAGGCCGACCGTCGTCAGCTCCCTTTCGCCATTGACCCGATTATTCGCGATAACCTCGCCGCACTGCTAGCACTACCAAGCGACTTACGCCGCCCAGGCCTCGACGGTGCGATTAGCGCACTGCTAGAACGGCAGGATGCTCCACAGCCAGCGTTGCAGCTGGTTAGTGACCGCAATGATACGCCTGACCAATGGCCCAATTACCAGCTACTGCACACCGGTTACTTAACACCTGAACGCCAAGCTCAGCTTGCCGCAGGCGAGATAAGCTGGCAACGCTGGAATGTTCATCTGCGCGCCTCCCATCTGGTAGCGCTTGCCGATCAGCTAGCTGCCACTCAGGTAGTGCCGCTATTTACCACGCTCACTGGACACTGCTTAAGCGAATGGCGTCAACGCTTGGGACAGCGACTATGCATCCATCGCACCTTAGAGATTCAACCGCATACGGCCACGCGCCCTACCGCCCATTTAACCGTTTAGGAAATTAATAATGTCCGCAGTGATTGTTGATGTTGACGGCACGCTTGCCGAATTCCACCCCACCGACGTACACGAGTGGGTTCTTGGCCCCGCCAAGCAGTGGGATCCTTTTTTTGCCCATATGGCTGAAGCGCCGGTGATCGACGCGGTGGCCAAACTGGTTAAGATCCTGAAGGCCCAAGGTCAGCAGATCGTGATTTGCAGCGGCCGTCCGGATAGCCACCGGGAGCATACTCAGCGCTGGTTAGAGCGCCACACCATTCCCTTTGATGCGATGTACCTACGCCCGCAAGGCGATGACCATGTAGATGATGAAGAGGTGAAAGCCGCGCTACTCAATCAAATGCGTAGCGACGGCTTTGCGCCTTGGCTGGTGCTGGATGACCGTGATGCGGTCGTCGCCCAATGGCGCGCACTCGGACTGACTTGCCTGCAGTGCGCACCGGGAGATTTTTAAGCGCTTGCCAGGCGGATTCGGTGCTGCCACACCAGCACCACTAAGGGCACCAGCGCGACGGGGATTAATAGTAGGTTAAGCATCGCCCAGCCCAAGCCGCTAACCAAAGGCCCAGCAAACAAGGCGGTCACCGCCGCAGTGCCAAACACTAGAAACTCGTTGGCGGCCTGGGTGCGCGCTTTATCCACTGGGCGGTAGCTCTCGGTGAGCAGTCCGGTGGCGGGTAGGAAGGTAAAGTTCCAGCCCAAGCCCAACAAAATCAGCGCCACGTTGAAACCAACTAAACCGATTCCCCACTGAGCAACCAAAGCACTGGCTACCAGCAGCAGGCAACCTGCCACAATGACTTGTTTGGCGCCGAAGCGGGTGGCTAAATGGCCAGTAAAGAAGGAAGGCAAAAACATCGCTACCACGTGCCACTGAATAGTCATTGAAACGTGGTTAAAGTGGTGCCCGGCTCCCTCCATGGCGAGCGGTGTGGCGGTCATCGCCAGATTCATCACACCGTAGCCGACCATCGCCGCGCTCACCGCGACAATAAATCCGGGCTGGCGGAGTATCTTCCCTAGCGGCAGTGCGCTGCCTTCGCAGTGGGTGCGAGAAGCGGGCGGTAACCGTGTCAGCATCAATACCGCTAATGCCAACGCATAGAGCACCGCTAAACCAACAAAACTACCCAGAAACGGCACCTCGCCCAGCTCACGGCTCACTCTGGCCAACCACGGTCCTGCAAACGCCGCCAGCACACCGCCGCCCATCACTAGGCCAATCGCCCGGTCACGCATCAATGCCGGGGCGGCCTCTACTGCGGCAAAGCGATACAGTTGTCCAAAGCCAATGCCGATACCAATCAGCCAGGTGGCCAGTAAGAACAGCCCAAAGTGCTCACCCATCAGCGCCTGGACGGCAACCAATGCGCCTACGAATCCCACTATATTGCCCAGAATAAAGCCACGCTTTCGACCCAGCCTGGCCATGATAAGCGAGGCAGGTATGGTGGCACACATTAGCCCCAGCCACTGGGTAGCGACAGGCGCTGTCGACCATGACGCGCTAGGGGCCAAAGACGCCCCTATCAGCGGTGATACGGCGATCAACAAGACATTGCCAGTGACCAGCAGCGCCTGACAGAGCGATAATAGAGTGACGGTTAAAGGCATGAGAGATTCTCCTGGGTGGCACCAGCATGGGAGGAGGCAAAACGTTGACGATAGACCGAGGGCGATACACCGTAGTAGCGCTGAAACTGGCGGCGCAACTGCTCTGCGCCGCCCAGCCGCCAGCGTTGCGCTAGGCGCTCAAGGGAGAGCTGCTCGCGCTCGTTGAGCAGCGCCAGGCGCGCTTGCTCAAGGCGTAGTTGGGTCAGGTAGGTACCCGGCGTAGTATTCAGATAACGCCTGAACAGCCGGGTTAAATGACGCGGGGAGACCGCCATTAGGTCGGCCATACTCTCAAGCCCGTGATCTACGCTGGGGTCGGCGTGGAGTTGATCCAGCAGGCGGCGCAGCGGCCCCGCCTCTTGCTGGTGGCGCAGTATTTCGCTGAACTGTGACTGCCCACCTGGGCGCTGCAAAAACACCACTAACTCGCGCGCCACTCGTCCGGCTAGGTCAGCGCCGTGGTCTGCCTCTACCAGCGACAGCGCCAAATCAATTCCCGCCGTTACACCGGCGCTGGTGTAGCGGCCGTTACTTTCGATATACAGTGCATCAGGCTCAACGCTTAGCGCGGGATACTCCTCGGCCAATTGAGCTGCATGGCGCCAGTGAGTGGTGACGCGGCAGCCATCCAGCAGCCCTGCAGCAGCTAGCAAAAATGCCCCAGAGCAGATAGACCCAAACCGTCTCACCTCAGGGGCGACCTCACACAGCACCTGTTTCACAGCGGCTATGTCACGCTGCTGCATCACGCCACTGCCGCCCGCCACCAACAGCGTATCTAGGGGCAGTAAATGCTTAAGCTGGTGGTAGCTGTGCGTCGCATGCACGGCTAAGCCACCGTTGGTGGCTACTGGGCCAACGGCATCGGAGACCAGCGTCAACTGATAGAGCGGTTGAGGGCTTAACGCATTGGCGCTGGCAAACACCTGCCAAGGGCCACTGACATCCAGCAGTTGGCAGTCAGGATAAGCAAATAGGACAACATGGCGAGTCACAGTCTCTCTCCGCTAACGGGATATAGAAGCATGAGAGAGTGTCAGCGCTACGCCCGATGTCGGCAAGGACCATTACCCCACCGATTCGGACATTTTTATTAAAAGCGATATATTAGCCCGTTTTCTCTATCTCTAATGGCGACTCCATCCTGCGTACGCTGGAAACGAAATCACTAAAGCGCTCGCCCTGAATCAATACATGGTCGGTCAGTGCTTGCTGAGCAGCCACAGAGTCGCCCCGCTCAATAGCCTCGACGATGGCTTGGTGCTCGCTGAGAGAGCTATTTACCCGTTGACGCACCTGCAACTGTAGCCGTCGGTAAGGCTTTAAGCGCTGCTTCAGTTGACGCGCTTCGCTGGCCAAAAAAGCGTTGTGGCTAGCGGTGTAGATACAGTCATGAAAACCTTCGTTTTCGTAGTAATACTCGTCGCTGTCACCTGCCAGCGCTGCTGCCTCGCAGCGCTGATGGGCTTCGCGTAACGCGGCCAGTTCAAGCTCGGTAATCCGCCGTGCTGCCAAGCGGCCGCACATGCCCTCTAACTCCGCCATCACCTCGAACATCTCGATCAGTTGATCAATCCCCACTTTCGCAACGAAGGTGCCCTTCTTCGGCGAAACGGTGACCAAGCCACTGGCGACCAACTGCTGGAAGGCTTCGCGCACCGGGGTACGCGAGACCTGAAACTCCCGCCCTAAGGCTTCTGGATCCAGGCGCTCTCCCGGTAAACGACGGCCATTGATGATGTCATCTTCAAGAGAATCTCTTAATCGCTGAGCGTTGGAAAGCTTGCTGCCCGCCATGTTTCACCTCCTTGGATCACGACTCATGTTAGCCATTTTAATGCTGTCATATAGTTGACATTAGCATACGTAGCGCCTATTGATATATATATCAGGACAACTGATAGATATATACAGCCAATCCAAACACACAACAACAACTGTTGGAGACGCCACATGCAACGCTATTTGATCTCAACTGCTGCCGCCCTTGGTCTCGCCATTGCGGCTTCTTCCCATGCCTCTGCCGATACTGTGCTACGCGCGTCGCATCAATTCCCTGGAGGGCAAGGGGATGTCCGCGACGAAATGGTACAAATGATGGCCCGCCATGTCGCCGAGGCAGATGTTGGCCTGACGATAGAAGTCTACCCGGGTCAATCGCTGTTTAAAGCGCGTGAACAGTGGGGCGCTATCGCTCGTGGTCGCCTCGATATCACCTCGCTACCGCTGGATTATGCCAGCGGACGGCACCCGGAGTTCTCTGCCACGCTGATGCCTGGCTTAGTGCGCAACCAAGCACACGCTCAGCGTTTGAATGACTCCGAATATATGGAGATGATCAAAGCGGTGATTCTAGATGGCGGCGCTCGAGTGCTCTCGGATGCGTGGCTATCGGGCGGTTTTGCCTCTAGCGAACAGTGCGTTACCTCCCCGGATACCGTCGAGGGCCAAAATTTCCGTGCTGCCGGACCTGCGTTTGAACAAATGCTTGAGGCCGCTGGCGCCTCCATTGCCTCCATGCCCTCTTCTGAGGTGTATACCGCCATGCAAACCGGTGTGTTGGATGCCGCCAACACCTCGTCGATGTCGTTTATCTCTTTCCGGCTTTATGAACAGGTTGAATGCTTGACCGAACCGGGTGACTTCGCGCTCTGGTATATGTACGAGCCGATTCTTATTTCCGAGCAGATATGGCAAGGGCTTAACGAAGAGCAGCAGGCGGCGCTGATGGAAGCCGGAGAAGCCGCAGAGGCTTTCTTCGCTGAAGAGGCCGCCGCCATTGATCAGGAGATGGTCGATCTTTACCAGGAGAATGGCGTCGAGGTGGTCAGTATGAGCGAAGAGGACTACAACGCCTGGCTCGATATCGCCAAGGAAACTTCCTACAAAAACTTTGCCGACAATGTTCCCAATGGCCAAGCCATTATCGATGCAGCGCTGGCCGTCGAATAAGCAACCCACGAACGCCTAATGGCTCGGCTGCCCTTCGGGGTGGCCGTTTTCAACGGATGCTTGCTTAGCTTGGCGAAACAACCAGCTTGACGAGGGACATATGGCACCTGCAACGACTCACAATGCCCTTGCCCGCGGGGGCATCATTGGCGGCTACATTCGCGTCATGGATAAGCTTTCGCGGCTTTCCGCCTATTTAGCCTGCGCCATGTTTATCGCTGGCGTATTAGTGATTTGCCAGATGGTTTTTATTCGCTACTTACTCGGAATGAGCACCAGTTGGCAGACCGAATTCACCATTTTCTCAGTAACGGCGGCGATGCTGATGGGCAGCCCTTATGTACTGATGACCGGCGGCCACGTCGCGATCACCATTGTGCCCGATGCTCTGGGCGGTATTACCCGCACCATCATGCGTTTGATCGCTTCCCTGTTTGGATTAGGTTTCTGTGCCGCCCTGGCGTATGCCAGCTGGGTGTATGTTTTTGAGGCACTCCACGGCGGGTGGACAACGGGCTCCGTCTGGAATCCACCACTGTGGCCAGCCTTACTACCCATGGCCATCGGCGCCACCCTGCTGTCGTTGCAGTATGTGGCTGAAATTCTGCGTGGGGAGAGTTAAGCATGGATCCCATTACCTTAGGCATTATTGTCGCCATCGCACTGATTGGGCTAATGGCCATTGGCACCCCTATCGCTTTTGCCCTCGGCGGTGTATCGCTGCTAGCACTGCTCTACGACCGCGGCCTTTCCGAGCTCACCTACTTCGGTGAAACCTTTTTTGACCGCATCGCCGAATTTGGTTTTGTCGCCATTCCAATGTTTATTCTGATGGGCGCCGCAGTGGCCTCCTCCCCCACCGGGCGCGATCTGTATCGCTCGCTGGATCTATGGATGGGCAAGCTGCCCGGCGGCTTGGCGGTTTCCAATATCGGCGCCTGCTCAATCTTTGCTGCGCTCTCGGGATCATCACCGGCCACCTGCGCAGCGATTGGTAAAATGGGCATTCCCGAAATGCGCATGCGCGGCTATCCCGATGGCGTGGCAGCAGGTTGCATTGCCGCAGGTGGCACCCTGGGCATTCTAATTCCGCCGTCGGTCACCATGATTATCTATGGCATCTCCACCGAAACCTCGATTGGTCGACTATTTATTGCCGGGGTGGTGCCAGGCTTTATGCTCGCGGGCCTGTTTATGATCTGGACGATGATCGCCTGCAAGTTGGCCGGTGGCTATAACAATTCCATGAACAACCCCGTGGCGGAGTCCGTCGAACGGCTAAAGCAGAACGTTAAACAAAATGTTGATACCAATCTGAAAGCGCTCGTCCGCGTTCTGCCTTTCCTGGGCGTGGTCGCGGGTATCCTATTTGCCTTGTATGGCGGTGTGGCAACACCTTCAGAGGCGGCGGGCGTGGGTGCATTTCTGTGTTTGGCGCTGGCTATTCTGATCTACCGCATGTGGCAGCTGGGCCCAATCAAGCTGATTATGCGCGACTCGCTGCGTGAAAGCGTGATGATCATGCTGGTGATCGCCACCGCCGAAGTGTTTGCCTACGCACTCTCTTCCATGTTTATCACCCAAACAGTAGCCGCTGCGATTGCTGACCTGGAGATCAACCGCTGGGCGCTGATGGGGGTGATTAACCTCTTCCTGCTAGTGGCCGGTTTCTTCCTACCGCCTGTGGCCGTGATCGTCATGACCGCGCCGATTCTGTTACCTATCATCCTGGCGGCTAATTTCGACCCCTACTGGTTTGCGGTGATTTTGACCATCAACCTGGAGATCGGCCTGATCACACCACCAGTGGGCCTCAACCTGTTCATTATTAAAGGCATCGCGCCGGATATTTCGCTGCGCGACATTCTGATGGGAAGCTTGCCCTACGCGCTGTGTATGGTGCTGGGTATCTTGCTGCTGTGCCTCTTCCCGGGCATCGCGCTTTGGCTACCTAACTTGATCATGGGTTAAGGAGTTTGACCATGAACATGCTGTTTTTGCAGGAGCTGTTCAACAACATCACCCAGCGTGATGCCCTGTTGCGGCGCCGTCATCCCGAGACCTTAACGCCCGACCATGGGCAGTTGGTTAACGCCTGCCACAAGCTCTTGGAAAGCGATGGCGAAGCTTCCAGCATCGCGCTGGCAAGCCGCGCCTTGGCGATTTATCAGCGCCTTTCGGCAGCTGAAAAAAGCAGCTTCTTTGCCCGCCTAACGACTGACTTTGCGGCCGAGCCCGGCCCCATTGACGCGGCCTATCTGGCGTATCAAGACGCTCGCGACAATCAATCGCTACAGCGCTTGTTTGAAGCCTGTGAGCCCCGTCGCCAAGAGCTTTTCCGGCGCCTAAATCTCGCCAGCGACGGTACCTATGAGCTGGTTAAAATGCGTGAAGACCTGCTGGGATTGCTACGCGAGCAGCCGGAATTAGCAGCTATCAATAACGATTTCGCTCACCTGTTCGGTTCCTGGTTTAACCGTGGCTTTTTGATGCTCAAGCGCATTGACTGGAACACCCCTGCCTCAATTCTAGAGAAGATCATCCGCTACGAAGCGGTACACGAGATTCAGGACTGGGACGACCTGCGCCGACGTCTAGATGCTCGTGATCGCCGCTGTTTCGCCTTCTTCCACCCCGCTATTGGCGACGAGCCGTTGATCTTTGTGGAAGTAGCCCTCCACAAGGGCCTGCCAAGCCGCATCCAGCCCATCCTCTCTGGCGAAAGCAGCTATAGCAAAAAAGGTATTGATGAGGCCGAGGATGCCGATACTGCGGCATTCTTTGGCATCAGCAACTGCCAGAACGGGCTGCGCGGGATCTCCTTCGGTAATTTTTTGATCAAACAGGTGGTGCAAGAGCTGTCCCAGGAGCTGCCGCAGCTTAAGTACTTCGTCACCCTCTCGCCGGTACCTGGCTTCGCTCAGTGGCTTCAGGAGCAGCGGGACGATGAGCAACTTCCCTCGTCGCTGCGTCAATCACTCAAAGGGCTTGAAACCCCAGGATGGCATCAGGACCAAGCGCTTGAAGAGCAGCTGAAAGCCGCGATTCGCCCACTGGCCGCCCGTTATCTGGTCGAAGAGAAAAACCGCCACGGCTTGCCGATCAATCCGGTGGCCCGCTTTCATCTCGGCAATGGCGCCGAACTGCACCGCATTAACTGGTTGGGCGATACCTCCGAGAAGGGCTTTAAACAAGCCGCAGGACTGATGGTTAACTACCTGTATGTGCTGGACGATATCGAGCGCAATCACGAAAACTATACCGCCAAGGCGACCGTTGCTTGCTCAAATGAGGTGCGTGACCTCACCAAACGCGCCCGCAAGCTGGCCAAGGGAGAGACCACCAAATGAGCCACAACCTATTTGAAACCTTTGCTGCCAAAATGCGCGAGCGCGCAGAGGCCGATTTTATTACCACCCGCGACGGCCGCCGCTATCGCTACGCCGATGCGCTAACCATCAGTGCGCAGCTTGCGGGTGCACTCACCGAGTTAGGCGTTAAGCAAGGTGACCGTGTCGCGGTACAGGTGGATAAAAGTCCTGAGGCGATACTGCTTTACTTGGCCTGCCTGCGCATCGGCGGCGTCTATCTGCCCCTCAATACGGGCTATACCGGCGATGAGATTCGCTATTTTTTAAATGACGCTGAGCCCGCGCTGTTCGTTTGTCGCCCCAAGATAGAAGAGCAAGCACGGTCGCTTGCTGCTGAAACCGGCTGCCCTGCGGTGGCAACCCTAGGCAGCGCTGCCGATGGCAGCCTGATGGAAACCGCCCAAGCGGCAACCCCAAGGCAAGACATAGTGGCGATTGGTCAGCGTGACTTGGCTGCTATTCTCTATACATCGGGCACCACAGGGCGCTCCAAAGGCGCCATGCTAACGCACACAAACCTCGCCTCTAACGCCGAGACCCTGGCCAAAGCATGGCACTTCAGCGCTGATGATCGGCTGATTCATGCGCTGCCAATCTTCCACACCCACGGCTTATTCGTCGCTTGTAACGTCACCTTGATAGCGGGCGCCAGCATGCTCTTTCTGCCCAAGTTCGATGCGGATGTGATTTTTGATGAGCTGCCCCATGGCAGCGTGATGATGGGCGTTCCCACTTTCTATACTCGGCTAGTTCAGGACGAACGACTGACCCCAGAAGCGACCGCCCATATGCGGCTGTTCGTTTCCGGTTCTGCTCCGCTCACCGCCGAGACCCACGAGGCATTTGAAGCCAAGACGGGGCATGCGATTCTTGAACGCTACGGCATGACCGAAACCAATATGAATCTCTCCAACCCCTATGAAGGCGCCCGCCGAGCAGGCACCGTGGGTATGCCGCTACCCGGTGTGGAGATGCGCATTACCAATCGTGAAACCGGTGATGAGGTGCCTTTTGGCGAGATTGGCATGCTGCAGATTCGCGGCCCGAATGTGTTTATCGGCTACTGGCGAATGCCCGAAAAGACGCGTGAAGAGCTATTAGACGATGGCTTTTTCATTACCGGCGATCTCGCCATGGTCGACGAACAGGGCTATGTGCATATTGTTGGCCGTGACAAGGATCTAGTGATTTCCGGCGGCTACAATGTCTACCCCAAAGAGGTGGAGCAGGTGATCGATGAGCTTGAGCAAGTCGCCGAATCCGCAGTCATCGGCCTACCGCATCCTGACTTTGGCGAAGGCGTTACCGCAGTGGTCGTTCGCCAGCAAGGTGCTGATCTTGGAGAAAACCAGCTTGAAGAGGAGCAAGTCATCACCCATTTAGATGGACGACTCGCTAAGTATAAGCAGCCCAAGCGGGTCTTCTTTGTTGATGAACTGCCGCGCAATACGATGGGTAAGGTGCAAAAAAACGAGCTGCGTAAGCGCTTTGGAGATACCTACCGAGCGACCTAGCTCTATAAACACTGACGCCCCGCATAGGCGGGGCGTCAGTGACAATATCTGCGTTGTGTTAGCGGTGGTCAGCCTGCAAACGAGGCGTACATAATCACCACTAATACCACAAGCACAATGCCGGTTGGCACAGCGCCCTTCCAAGGAGTGAGATCGACATCGCCCGAATCTTCTTGCACCCAGGCGGTGGCGCGAGGACGCAGCTTACCAATGATCAGCATCACGCCAACCAACAGCACGAACACAGCGGCGACAAAGTGGAACTCATGCATCACCATCGGCAGCTTGTTAAACGGCGGAACAAAATAGCCTGCAGCGATCAGCAAACAGCCCCCAACCAACGCTACTTTAGCCGCCATGGGAGGCACGCGTTTGGTCAGAAGCCCCACCAGAACAACCGCTAAAATAGGGATAAAGTAAATCGCGTTCATCTTCTGCAGGTAGCCAAATAGGCTATCCTGGCCTGCCAACAGCGGCGCAATAATCATGGTCGTTACGGCCATAATCCAACCAAATACCTTGCCTGATTTCACGACCTCTTCTTCAGTGGCATCTTTTTTCAGCACACCTTTATAGATACCCAGGCTGAAAATCGTGGTGGTACTGTTTAGCGCCGAGTTAAACGAGGAGAGAATCGCCCCAACCATCACCGCCGCAAAAAAACCTGTGAGATAAGGCGGCAACACGTTAAACACCAAGTGGCCATACGCTTCGTCCGCGCGAACGCCTTGGTCGGCGTAAAGGTGGTAAGCAATGATCCCCGGCAGCACCAGATAGAGCGGGCCTAACAGTTTAAAGAAGCCGGTCAGCAACACGCCTTTTTGGCCTTCTGCGAGGTTTTTTGCCGCAAAGGTGCGCTGAATAATTTGCTGGTTCGTCGTCCAGTAAAACAGGTGTAGCAACAGGACGCCGGTAAAAATCGTTGAGAACGGCACCTGCTGTTCAGGACCACCTACCGAGTTAAATTTACTCGGATCGCTCTCTTTCAGAATGCTCCAGCCTTCCATGATGCCACTGCCATTGCTCACTGCCTGAAGGCCGAAATAAACGATGACAAAGCCCCCGATCAATAGACCGACGCCATTCAAGGTATCTGAGACCGCTACCGTACGCAGGCCACCAAACAGCGCATAGACCGCGCCGATGATGCCAACCGTCCAGACAGTGGCCCACAGCAGCACCGTACTCGACTGAATGCCGGTAAGCCCTTGAAGATCAAGCATGCCCTGTAAACCAATAGCCCCTGAATAGAGAATGATAGGCAACAGCACAACAGCGTAAGCAATCAAGAAAATTACGTTGGCAATCAGCTGAGTACCGTTATCAAAACGGATTGCTAACAGCTGTGGAAGCGTTGCAATTCCACTTTTAAGAAAGCGCGGTAGGAAAAACAGTGCCAGTGCTACCAAAGCGATCACCGCAATCACTTCCCAGGCCATAACACTCAGACCATCGGTAAACGCGGAACCGTTTAACCCAACCATCTGCTCGGTTGAGAGATTGGTCATCAGCATCGAGGCGGCTATTAGTGGAAAGGTTAGTGTCCTTCCGGCTAAGAAATAGCCACTCGTACTTCGGTGGTCATCTCTGCGCGTAATGCGCCACGTAACAAAGGCCACCAGGCCAGTAAAAAAGAGAAACGATGCCAGCGTTAGGGCATGCATGGGAAGGTCCTTGGGAGTAGTCGCTTATCGGCAGGCGACGCAGTGAATGTAGGTAAAATTACCAATATGCGCTGGCATTCTAAGGAGATGAAACGATTCAACTATTATTCTTTAGTAGCAACAAAGAATAAATAAGACGGTTTTTTACTACCTTGGCACTCTTTTTACAAGTCGCTACGGTGGTTGGTCACTATGGAAGGAGGGGCTAAGCCATAAGGGCTAAGTCATAAGAGCTAAGTCATACGGATCAAGCTGCACAGTCCATGTCACAATGCTGTTGCCCTGGCGACCACTCATCACGCTTAATTTCATCGCAAAGTGCAGCACCTTTACCACAGCATTTTTCTGTCGCGTGACGTAGCGTTAATGAGAAAACTGGACAGCTTTCATAAAAGCCGCTGAAATCGTCATATGATAGGCTTCTTGTAACGTTATTTAACGCTAAGCAATCAGTGTTAGCACTTTCCTACTTACTAGCGTCACCAGTTAACTTGGAGCAGAAGCGATAATGACAGCGCGTTGGAAATCCTTGCCATTACGGTTACGACTGTTTATCTCATTTGGAACGGTATTGGCACTGGCTATGTTGCTAGCGCTTTATCTACAGGCCCGCTCGCAT includes the following:
- a CDS encoding malonyl-CoA decarboxylase, with product MNMLFLQELFNNITQRDALLRRRHPETLTPDHGQLVNACHKLLESDGEASSIALASRALAIYQRLSAAEKSSFFARLTTDFAAEPGPIDAAYLAYQDARDNQSLQRLFEACEPRRQELFRRLNLASDGTYELVKMREDLLGLLREQPELAAINNDFAHLFGSWFNRGFLMLKRIDWNTPASILEKIIRYEAVHEIQDWDDLRRRLDARDRRCFAFFHPAIGDEPLIFVEVALHKGLPSRIQPILSGESSYSKKGIDEAEDADTAAFFGISNCQNGLRGISFGNFLIKQVVQELSQELPQLKYFVTLSPVPGFAQWLQEQRDDEQLPSSLRQSLKGLETPGWHQDQALEEQLKAAIRPLAARYLVEEKNRHGLPINPVARFHLGNGAELHRINWLGDTSEKGFKQAAGLMVNYLYVLDDIERNHENYTAKATVACSNEVRDLTKRARKLAKGETTK
- a CDS encoding malonyl-CoA synthase; translation: MSHNLFETFAAKMRERAEADFITTRDGRRYRYADALTISAQLAGALTELGVKQGDRVAVQVDKSPEAILLYLACLRIGGVYLPLNTGYTGDEIRYFLNDAEPALFVCRPKIEEQARSLAAETGCPAVATLGSAADGSLMETAQAATPRQDIVAIGQRDLAAILYTSGTTGRSKGAMLTHTNLASNAETLAKAWHFSADDRLIHALPIFHTHGLFVACNVTLIAGASMLFLPKFDADVIFDELPHGSVMMGVPTFYTRLVQDERLTPEATAHMRLFVSGSAPLTAETHEAFEAKTGHAILERYGMTETNMNLSNPYEGARRAGTVGMPLPGVEMRITNRETGDEVPFGEIGMLQIRGPNVFIGYWRMPEKTREELLDDGFFITGDLAMVDEQGYVHIVGRDKDLVISGGYNVYPKEVEQVIDELEQVAESAVIGLPHPDFGEGVTAVVVRQQGADLGENQLEEEQVITHLDGRLAKYKQPKRVFFVDELPRNTMGKVQKNELRKRFGDTYRAT
- a CDS encoding solute:sodium symporter family transporter: MHALTLASFLFFTGLVAFVTWRITRRDDHRSTSGYFLAGRTLTFPLIAASMLMTNLSTEQMVGLNGSAFTDGLSVMAWEVIAVIALVALALFFLPRFLKSGIATLPQLLAIRFDNGTQLIANVIFLIAYAVVLLPIILYSGAIGLQGMLDLQGLTGIQSSTVLLWATVWTVGIIGAVYALFGGLRTVAVSDTLNGVGLLIGGFVIVYFGLQAVSNGSGIMEGWSILKESDPSKFNSVGGPEQQVPFSTIFTGVLLLHLFYWTTNQQIIQRTFAAKNLAEGQKGVLLTGFFKLLGPLYLVLPGIIAYHLYADQGVRADEAYGHLVFNVLPPYLTGFFAAVMVGAILSSFNSALNSTTTIFSLGIYKGVLKKDATEEEVVKSGKVFGWIMAVTTMIIAPLLAGQDSLFGYLQKMNAIYFIPILAVVLVGLLTKRVPPMAAKVALVGGCLLIAAGYFVPPFNKLPMVMHEFHFVAAVFVLLVGVMLIIGKLRPRATAWVQEDSGDVDLTPWKGAVPTGIVLVVLVVIMYASFAG